DNA from Chionomys nivalis chromosome 11, mChiNiv1.1, whole genome shotgun sequence:
AGAAATGGTTTCCACAGATGTTAAGCCACCTAAGCTGGGTACAGCACCTCAGGGAGGACAGGACGGCACTGCGGTGGCAGCCCAACAACCGACAGTGCTCCAAGTCCAGAGAGAGCAAAGTAGACGCAGATTTTCGCAGCACAGTCTGCAGGGGCTCTGGGCTAAAATGAGTCAGTTTAACCCTTTTCAAACTCAGATGTTTCAGCTGGCTTGTGCACGGGAATTCAGCCATGTTGGCCCagtctgagtttgagatcaaacAGTTAGTCACCGACAGGGTCTCTAAGGGCGTCTTTAGGCACCTACAAGGAAACAAGAAGACAGATTTGGGAATATGCATGTGCTCCaagatccttttattttttatttttttttttatttttttattttttggtttttcgagacagggtttctctgtgggtttggagcctgtcctggaactagctcttgtagaccaggctgatctcgaactcacagagatccacctgcctctgcctcccaaatgctgggattaaaggcgtgcgccaccaccgcccggccccaagaTCCTTTTAATCACACGAGGAAAGCCAGTAGCCACCATGCTCCATGACAGAGTCTGCTCAATCTAATCTGTACTGAGGCCTTTCACCATCACATTAGGATCAGCTCAACCCAAGACTGCAATTCCTGTCCACACAGGGAGGACCAAGGCAGGCAGGATCTGCCTATGGGTTCACAGACCTGCCTCTTCACAAAACTTCACCCCGACCCTGATTCTCAACTGGGACATCATGCTTCCCATATCCTCACCCTCTGACATCCAAACAAAGCCGGGTATGGTGGTCCACACCTGTGCTACTCCTAGGGCACTGAGACAAGAGGTGGGCTGAGGGGAGTACTAGCCAATTCTGTTCCCAATCTGCACCACAGACACCTCATCTCCAAACCCAGCCTGTCCTAGATGGAGAACTGGAATCAAGCTGAGCAGAGCTCAGGGTACAGTGTCTCCCCTACATGGccctcatcctttttctttttcccattcacCTTAGACActtgctaagaaagaaatcagacccCATTCTTACTAGATCTCATTCCTGAGAGGCTTCTTAGCATGGTACCTCCTTCTAAACCACCAACTGCAGCTTGACCCTACTCCTTTGGATTAGTAGCTATGTGATACCCCACTCCAGGAAAGCAGACTCAAAACAATGTTCTGATATTCTCATGCTCTGGCAAGGTTAATctaccagggctacagagagcaGGTGGTCGCTAATGTCTAAAGGAACAAGGATTTGCTTGACACCCCTCCTTACCAGAAGAGCTCCTCTAGGTGATCCTCTAGGAAGAAGACATTTTCCAGATGCAAGGCCTGGAGGTGCTTCAGTTTGACAAACTGCAAGGTGAACTGCGTAACAAGCTGTTTCTCCGCTGGTGTGCGACAGGCCCATGGCCAAAGGCTGGAGAGCAGGAGACTGCGCAGGTACCTCATACGACCCAGGTAAGGGGAGAAGTTAAGCAGGCAGGTAAGATCGTTCATGTTATACAAATGCAGTTCCTGAACAGAGTTCAGGTCCAATGTCCTTAAGACATCTTTGTGGTAGAAAGTAGCCAGAGACCAGATCTCTAGCTTCttacagcacagacacagacctTCTCTCTGAGCCACCCATTCAACGACAAAGGACTCCAAGGACTTTAATAGGCGTTCCTGCAGGACCAGGTCTATAGCCACCTTCACCTGCGGCTTCACCTCCGTTTCTGAAAGACCCACCGCTGCTTGGTTCTCACTGCAGTCAGGAGCCTTGAACACAGACCACTTGTCCcacatcttcaaaggcataatcCGTAGATCCAGAACTTTCAGTTTGCACCTCCTGGGGGAGAGCAAGGAAGAGCATCAGCATGGATGCATCAGCTTTAACTACTGCCCTATACCCACTCCCTTTTCCTTAAGTCCAGCCAGTCCCACTCTAGTGCCTGTGTGAGCAGTGACTGGGTCTTTCAGTCTCTGCTGATTCATGAGTCCTGAAGAAGCCAGAGCCCTTTCCCAGAGGGCTCAGCGATGGCCAAAGCCTCTGGAGTTCTCAAAGTTGCTTCTACCAAAACCTCCACCCCACTATAAGTCCACTCTCTTACCCTGATTCTACCTGTCCCCAGCTGTCTCTGTTTTTTAATTCCCAAAGCCTTCCTTCAGGGCATCCGGGTCTACTCACCTGTGAGGAACCTTCTGGCAAAGCATGCTATCAAGCCCAAACAGGATAATCTCTAAGATTCTCCTGTAGGAATCACCTCTCTTGATCATGGCTCCCagtgggaggcaggggaagggccAGGCCTGCACCATTGCCTTCACAATGCtaaactttttctttctgcagGCCTTTTTGAACAGTGATGGGAAAAAAACTGAGGGTATATTGTCCAGATTAGAGATTGCCACAGTCTTGCTTCTCAGGAGACTGTTCTCTGCCAGCTCCTGGAGTGTGAGTGGGGACTTGAAGCTCATCCTGATGAATCTTCAGTAAGAAGGTTCCTGGAGCAACATTTAGAAAGATACTCTttcagtcaggcggtggtggcacccacctcctttaatcccaacactcaggaggcagaggcaggcagatctctgagtttgagagcatcctggtctacagagccagttccacgacaagctccaaagctagagagaaaccctgtctcaaattacaaaaaaaaaaaaaaaagaagaagaagaagaagaagaaggaggaggaggaggaggaggaggaggaggaggaggacgaagcCCATCCTAAGAAATGAGTGCTGAGACACTATTTTCATCCATGAGGGGAGCTATCCCTGGGACAGTCACTGCATTGAGAACGGCAGAGACCTCAATTTAACTCACTCTACTCAATGCTCCAATGGACCACAAACCCATTGAACTTCCTGCTGGTCTCAGGGTAATGGTCTCTCAAGCATCCATGGCCACAGCTCAGCTCATTACCAACCATTTTTAGTTTGTGTGCTGCATTTCATGTCCAGTGGGAAGTGAGTCCTGCACATCCTAGAAGCTAAACTCGAGCTTCGGGGAAATGTGTGTCATTCAATACCCCATAGGGCCAGGAGTGCTGCTATGCAGGCgccatccctgcactcaggaggcagggaagagggagTAGCAATAACTTAGAAGGAAGGCAGGCATGGTAAGAGCTGAGTTGAGAGAGGCCTATAATCTCATCAAttggaaggcagaagaatcaaGGGTTTGAGGCTAGCCCCGGCTACATAGAATATTGGATGCTGGCTCAGTTTACTTCAGATCTAGACTTAAACAAGAAATATCAGCcaggactgggcagtggtggtgcacatctttatccaagcctttgggaggcagaggcaggtggatctccgttagtttgaagccagcctggtctacagagagacttctagaataggttccaaagctatacagtgaaacccagtctcaaaaaaaaaacaaacaaaaaatcttccTTATCTCAAATCCTAAACAGAAAGCTTTATAAATCCATACCCTGGTTTGGGAACGTTCACCTTCCCTGACACCTATGCTCAGACACCCTGGAGTCTGCTGGCAATGAATGATGCAGGCTGAGAACTCCTTACTTCAATGACATCAGCATCCTAAAATGCAACTACCGCATCCACACTGGAAGTTGGGTGTCAGCATCAGAATTTTggcttctgttttgagacaaggtcttcctatgcagccttggctggcctcaactcactaTTTAGGCTGGAcagctggctcagtggtgaagagaaCATGTTGTTCTCCTAGAGGGTCTGGGCTCAGTTTCCCAGTACCCACCTGGGGCCTCACaccatccataattccagttaGGAAGCTCTGATGCCTACCTCAGAGCACCAAACATGCATGTGCTGCATATAAACatacgcatgcaggcaaaacactcacataaaatgaatgtctttaaaaaaagaaacttaatgtgtagaccaggctggcctcctattCACACAGATCTACCTTGCTCTCTGCCTGAGTGccaagattaaaggtgtattccACCAAGCCTGGCCagcaagtttttgttttgttttgtttatttttgatatttgttttttgagacagggtttctctgtagcattggagactgttctggatctagctcttgtagaccaggttggtctcgaatgCACAGAGAttcgcctccctctgcctcccgagtgcttggattaaaggcgcatgccaccactgcctggcttgttttgatttttgagacagggttcttctgtgaaaacagtcctgactgtcctggaactcactctgtagaccaggctggcctcaaactcagcccCTCTCCATCCTTCTAGGAGGAAACCTGCACCAAAAAGCCCTGTCTAGTGAGGATCTTAGCACTAAAATGGTAATGGTTGTGAGTCTAAGAAGCCAAAGTTCAAAACAAGCAATCTTTGATTGCAGAAGCAGCTTGGTTGATTGAGGGCACGCCTTAAGTCTCAGCATAAACAGGAAATAGCAACTAGGAAGTGGAAGCTAgggaatcagaagttcaattcaTTCCTCATTTAAATAGGTTCAATGACTCAGCATTTAAACCTAGGAATCTTGGGAATTACATGTGTTTGGATAATCAAGTCTCCATTGGGCATCTACATTAATATGGAATGATTCTGGTTCGACGATCCTATGGCCTTGACCTCAGTGACTAGGTGAAATCGTGGTCTGCTACCactaagtactttttttttcctgcctctttagtgttttattatttatttatttaggtttttcgagacagagtttctctgtagctttggagcctgtcctcaaactagttttttttttttttttttttttttttttttttttttttttttttttttttttttggtttttcgagacagggtttctctgtggttttggagcctgtcctggaactagctcttgtagaccaggctggtctcgaactcacagagatccgcctgcctctgcctcccgagtgctgggattaaaggcgtgcgccaccaccgcccggctctcaaactagctcttatagatcaggattgcctcgaactcacagagatccgcctggctcttcctcccaagtgctgggattaaaggcgtgcgccaccaccggcccacaagcttttcagttttcaagacagcgtttttCCTGTGACTgccacagctgtcctggaactagctctgtaccagtgtaccaggctggcctcaaactcacaaagatttgcctgcctctgcctcccaagttctgggattaaaggcgtgaccgCCACTGCCAGGCTAACGTGACTTACCAGAGTTGGACAGAAGAGAGAGGTCCGCAGTAAGGCCAAGAAGTGGCTCCGGTCTCCAGGACTGTCTTCTTCCGTTCCTCTGTTGATCTGGCTGGCTGGAAACTCAGTATATAGTCGAGGCTAATTTCAAACTAGGAATGACCAGCCCCCAAGCCTCGGGCACTCCATGGGATGCTTTTATACAGAACGTTCTATTCCACGCCCCTTAAGCAAGGCCAGAACGCACTACAAACTGCCACCTGATTGGCTGTTTCAGTCTCCACCCACTTCATCTGAATTTGGTTTTTCCCAAAAAAGTTTGCACTATAGCCAGCTGTGGCAGAacaccttgtttgtttgtttgtttgtgacagggtttctctgaagctttggagcctgtcctgtgaactcttataaaccaggctggcctcgaactcacgaatatctgcctgcctctgcctcccgggtgccaggattaaaggagtgtaccaccaacGCCTGACTGACAGGACACCTTCTTAACGTCAGAGCCCCAGACTGGGGGTCTCTGCAACTTTGACACCAGCCTGTTCTAACTAAataaagctagttccaggacagtctcccaAACTAcggcaaaaccctgtctcaaaaaacaaaaataaataaataacaatgacaGAGTACTTTGCTATACAGAGGGAAGAGAATCCAGGACCGACCAAGGTACATACTAACAGTCCAACCTcggctacatgagacccagtctcaaaaatgaCTGATATATACCTGACATCGTTCCTACAGGATTCTTTGGCCACTTCAAAACAACAAAGATACTCCACAGTGAGGCAGCCTAAGGAGGACAGCCAGATCCTGTCCACAGAAAACATTAGCAACGCTTTACCAGTGTCATTGTGGTTTTTCACTTTATTTGTGTTACTGACACAAGGCTTTGGTATGAGCAATCCAGGTTGGTgtgggacttgctatgtagaccaggctggccctgagagGTGAGTTTCAGCCTGTCCAATGCTGGCTCACAGAGCAGAAACACCACAGCTGGCAACCTAGATTTTAGGAGCCATGCTTTATCACCCCACGTTTTTATAGAAGCTGGGTGTCAAAttggaacttgatctgtaaaccagactggccttgaacacacagagatccacctgcctcagcctcccaagcactgggattaaaggcgtccaccaCCACTGCTCTGCTCAAGtccagctttttgttgttgttggtatcAGGGATTGAACTAGGGCCTTCTGCATGCTCtccaagctctctaccactgaactatattctCATCCCACCCCATTCCCATTCTTTAGGAGACAAAGTCAGTCAGTTCCATAGCCAGGGCCCCCATAAACCTCCTGCCTTGCCTGGGGAGTTCATAATATTATTAAtgtgtaccactacacctggagACCCGCCGAGTGGTTTTTAGGTGATAAATCTGTCTTTTATTCCTGGTAGATGTTCAACCCTTAATTCAATCTtgaatgtcttttggccatttttataTGGGTTAGAAAAAATCAGGGAGTGGGACTGGCAAATGCAGCTTTGGAGACAGTATCCCCGGGAGACAGTATTTGGGCAGACTTAGGGGCCTTCATTGTACTGTTGTTTCCTCTGTGTTCATAGGATACACTTGTGAATGCGTATGCAGCACAAAGTAGTCATTTGTATGCATATCTCATAATGAAATATATTACGGCCATTTTTCTT
Protein-coding regions in this window:
- the LOC130883577 gene encoding preferentially expressed antigen in melanoma-like protein 1, which produces MSFKSPLTLQELAENSLLRSKTVAISNLDNIPSVFFPSLFKKACRKKKFSIVKAMVQAWPFPCLPLGAMIKRGDSYRRILEIILFGLDSMLCQKVPHRRCKLKVLDLRIMPLKMWDKWSVFKAPDCSENQAAVGLSETEVKPQVKVAIDLVLQERLLKSLESFVVEWVAQREGLCLCCKKLEIWSLATFYHKDVLRTLDLNSVQELHLYNMNDLTCLLNFSPYLGRMRYLRSLLLSSLWPWACRTPAEKQLVTQFTLQFVKLKHLQALHLENVFFLEDHLEELFWCLKTPLETLSVTNCLISNSDWANMAEFPCTSQLKHLSLKRVKLTHFSPEPLQTVLRKSASTLLSLDLEHCRLLGCHRSAVLSSLRCCTQLRWLNICGNHFSGNFLRELLDDEITLRSEGSTVVIIPGCDDLSPEL